A genome region from Glycine max cultivar Williams 82 chromosome 5, Glycine_max_v4.0, whole genome shotgun sequence includes the following:
- the LOC102666549 gene encoding uncharacterized protein — MMDNIFLVQEILRKYARKRSSPRCLLKIDLHKAYDSISWEFLDWMLKSIGFPAQFCIQLSHLAFAYDVMLLSRGDIPSVSTMFAKLQHFCRVSGLSISSDKSSIYSAGIRPHELSHIQQLTWGWSKKSLSYAGKLELIRAVIQGIVNFWMGIFPLPQSVMDRINASCRNFLWGKVDIGKNKPLVT, encoded by the exons ATGATGGACAACATCTTCCTAGTTCAAGAGATTTTGCGCAAATATGCCCGGAAAAGATCCTCTCCGAGATGCCTCCTGAAAATTGACTTGCATAAAGCTTATGATTCCATTTCCTGGGAATTCTTGGATTGGATGCTTAAGTCCATTGGCTTCCCAGCCCAGTTCT GTATTCAACTATCTCATTTGGCTTTTGCATATGATGTTATGCTTCTATCTAGAGGAGATATCCCTTCCGTGTCAACTATGTTTGCCAAGCTTCAGCACTTCTGTAGGGTTTCAGGGCTTTCCATCAGCTCTGATAAATCTTCCATATACTCAGCCGGTATTAGGCCTCATGAGCTTTCTCATATTCAACAGCTTACTTGG GGATGGAGCAAGAAGTCTTTATCTTATGCAGGTAAGTTAGAGTTGATCAGAGCAGTTATTCAAGGAATTGTGAATTTCTGGATGGGGATTTTTCCTTTGCCGCAATCTGTTATGGATCGAATCAATGCTTCGTGCCGTAATTTTCTGTGGGGCAAAGTGGATATTGGCAAAAACAAGCCCTTGGTTACTTAG